A genome region from bacterium includes the following:
- a CDS encoding restriction endonuclease subunit S encodes MKIKDLGKIITGKTPSTKKPELFGYDYPFITPSDINTYEVYYVQDTERGLSKEGYLTQKSKLLPPKTVCYVCIGSTIGKICLTKKPSFTNQQLNNIIVDQSRYVPEYIYYRLRYETPKIQSISGGTGSGKAIYNKTAFEEFQFEIHDLPLQHKISSILSTYDDLIENNTRRIQILEEMAQRIYREWFVDFRFPGHEKVKFVDSEMGKIPEGWEVKRLGDAIELAYGKGLKASERKSGSVPVFGSGGIVGYHNQSLVKGPGIIVGRKGNVGSIFWSDRDFFPIDTVFYVRTTICLHYVYYYLRQMNFINSDAAVPGLNRNQAYLLPFLIPSEELVDVFQERICSNFKLVTVLKSKCEILRTSRDILLPKLISGELDVSDLDIAIREQE; translated from the coding sequence GTGAAGATAAAAGATTTAGGAAAAATTATTACTGGAAAAACACCATCCACAAAGAAACCAGAGTTATTTGGTTATGATTATCCTTTTATCACACCTTCGGATATTAACACATACGAGGTTTACTATGTTCAAGATACAGAACGTGGTCTTTCAAAAGAAGGATATTTGACTCAAAAGAGTAAATTGCTCCCACCAAAAACAGTCTGTTATGTTTGTATCGGTTCAACCATTGGAAAAATATGTTTGACGAAAAAACCAAGTTTTACAAATCAGCAATTGAATAATATTATAGTTGACCAGTCACGCTATGTCCCAGAATATATTTACTATCGCTTGAGATATGAAACTCCAAAAATTCAATCAATATCTGGTGGAACGGGTTCAGGGAAAGCCATCTATAATAAAACAGCATTTGAAGAATTTCAGTTTGAAATCCATGATTTACCTTTACAGCACAAAATCTCTTCCATCCTCTCCACCTACGATGACCTTATTGAAAACAACACCCGACGGATACAAATACTTGAAGAAATGGCACAGAGGATTTATCGGGAGTGGTTTGTTGATTTCCGATTTCCAGGACACGAAAAAGTGAAGTTTGTAGATTCAGAAATGGGAAAGATTCCCGAAGGATGGGAAGTCAAAAGACTAGGGGATGCCATTGAGCTAGCCTATGGAAAGGGATTAAAAGCTTCGGAACGAAAAAGTGGAAGCGTACCAGTTTTTGGCTCAGGTGGAATTGTAGGATACCATAATCAAAGCTTGGTTAAAGGGCCAGGAATTATTGTGGGAAGAAAGGGAAATGTTGGTTCTATTTTTTGGTCAGATCGTGACTTTTTTCCCATTGATACTGTATTTTATGTAAGAACTACAATATGCTTACATTACGTCTATTATTATCTGCGGCAGATGAATTTTATAAATAGCGATGCAGCAGTTCCAGGGTTGAATAGGAATCAAGCCTATTTATTGCCATTTTTAATTCCTTCAGAAGAATTAGTGGATGTATTTCAAGAAAGGATTTGTTCAAATTTTAAGCTTGTTACGGTCTTGAAATCAAAGTGTGAGATATTACGGACAAGTAGAGATATTCTCCTCCCCAAACTCATCTCAGGGGAACTTGATGTGTCGGATTTAGATATTGCTATAAGGGAGCAGGAATAA
- the rhuM gene encoding RhuM family protein yields MKGQTESKGQIVLYKNRLEVRLEQDTVWLNLNQIAKLFERDKSVISRHLDNIYKTNELKRTSTVAFFATVQNEGGRLIERKIEFFNLDAIISVGYRVNSKRGTQFRIWATNVLKKHLVDGYTINEKRLKVAEHKYNELQNSLRLLSNVLALDEVSDETKGLIQVITEYSRALDILDEYDNNRLPIPKGTTQLKYRLTYQEARIIIDEMREKFKTASLFGQEKDKSFESSLKTIYQTYDGKELYPTIEEKSANLLYFVVKNHSFVDGNKRIAAALFICFLQKNGILTRKDGTRCIDNNSLVALTLMIAISKPSEKDAMIKVILNLLV; encoded by the coding sequence ATGAAAGGACAAACAGAATCTAAAGGACAAATTGTTTTATACAAGAACCGGCTTGAGGTCAGATTAGAACAGGATACTGTATGGTTAAATTTAAATCAAATCGCCAAACTTTTTGAAAGAGACAAATCTGTAATTTCACGTCATTTGGATAATATATATAAAACAAATGAGTTAAAGCGAACTTCAACTGTTGCATTTTTTGCAACAGTTCAAAATGAAGGAGGACGACTTATAGAGCGTAAGATTGAATTTTTTAATTTAGATGCAATAATTTCTGTTGGCTATCGGGTAAATTCAAAAAGAGGTACGCAGTTTCGCATTTGGGCAACAAATGTCTTAAAGAAACATCTTGTTGACGGATATACCATCAATGAAAAACGACTTAAGGTTGCCGAGCATAAATATAATGAATTACAGAACTCATTACGGTTATTAAGCAATGTTCTTGCTCTTGACGAAGTTTCTGACGAGACCAAAGGTTTGATTCAAGTTATAACTGAGTATTCCCGTGCACTTGACATTCTGGATGAGTATGACAATAACAGATTACCTATCCCAAAAGGGACAACTCAGTTAAAATATAGACTTACTTACCAGGAAGCGAGGATAATTATAGATGAGATGAGGGAAAAATTTAAAACCGCATCTCTTTTTGGACAGGAAAAGGATAAAAGTTTTGAAAGTTCGCTTAAAACAATTTATCAGACTTATGATGGTAAAGAGCTTTATCCTACAATAGAAGAAAAATCGGCAAACCTATTATATTTTGTTGTCAAAAATCATAGTTTTGTGGACGGCAATAAAAGAATTGCCGCAGCGCTTTTTATCTGTTTTCTACAAAAGAATGGAATTTTAACTCGTAAAGATGGAACGAGATGTATTGACAATAACTCTTTGGTTGCCTTAACACTGATGATTGCTATAAGCAAGCCATCAGAGAAAGATGCGATGATAAAAGTAATATTAAATTTATTGGTATAA
- a CDS encoding type I restriction endonuclease subunit R, translating into MTSKDNKYSESALVERPAMDLFSQLGWSVQNCFYEFDENGKSFLSRETKADVVLVSKLKPALQKLNPSLSETVLDEAIKILTSDRSLMGMVSANREVFDFLKNGILVSYLNNKNEQVSERVQIVDWINIENNDFFLASQFWISGEMYTRRVDLLGFVNGIPLLFMELKASHRNLKKAYDENLRDYKSTIPQLFWFNGVIILSNSSQSRVGTLSAEWDHFSEWKRINNEGEKGIVSLDTVIKGVCEKSRFMDILENYTLFKEEKNGTIKIIAKNHQYLGVEKSIKAFLQVNQNKGRLGVFWHTQGSGKTESMIFFSQKILRKIPGNWTFVVVTDRNELDEQTYKRFVRSGVIQGKQEWAQNTEDLRRLLKEDHRYVFTTIQKFRTEKGAKHPVISDRSDIVVITDEAHRTQYDIFAMNMRNALPNAGFIAFTGTPLIVGEEKTKEVFGDYVSIYNFKQATDDKATVPLYYENRKPKVQLVNLSLNEDIQRILEDAELDSAQEQKFEREFSKEYQLITREDRLEDIAQDIVLHFMNRGFMGKAMVVSIDKATAVKMYDKVKKYWDRYADKLQKDYKHATDVVKEEIGNKLIDMHQTDMAVVVSQSQNEVEDLKAKGVDITPHRIRMNNEHLDEKFKDADDPLRIVFVCAMWMTGFDVPSCSTIYLDKPMKNHTLMQTIARVNRVFGENKVVGLIVDYIGVLHNLNQALAIYAAPVGEGGVETPIIEKSELIEQLRKDIQEMMELLDGWEISLPKIMASEGLKCVSLIDDAVECILESEERQSIFKEKNAIIQKTYKAILPDTSASEFQSVVKTLQVLADKLAPISGAVDISDVLRRVSELLDKSVKVEAMYVAETPDEYNAGKILDLTKIDIDKLQKEFNKGRRRILAEQLRKAIEVRLRALYMLNKSRMNYMERFQQLIDEYNAGSMNVEEYYRRLLEFVKNLDDEEKRAMKESLSEEELAIYDLLVNPPIKMTQKEILAVKKVAHDLLEKLKSEKLVLDWRKKQQARASVKLCIEEILENLPPIFSTEIYHQKCGLIYQHIYESYYGSGMSVYAHQI; encoded by the coding sequence ATGACATCAAAAGATAACAAGTATTCAGAATCTGCATTAGTAGAAAGACCAGCAATGGACTTATTCAGCCAATTAGGCTGGTCTGTTCAGAACTGTTTCTATGAATTTGACGAGAATGGCAAAAGTTTTCTCAGCAGAGAAACAAAGGCAGATGTTGTTTTGGTTTCAAAACTTAAACCTGCTTTGCAAAAACTCAATCCATCTCTTTCTGAAACAGTTCTTGATGAGGCAATAAAAATACTTACCTCGGATAGAAGTTTGATGGGGATGGTATCTGCAAACCGTGAGGTATTTGATTTTCTTAAAAATGGAATTCTTGTTTCCTATCTGAATAATAAAAATGAGCAAGTTTCTGAACGAGTCCAAATTGTTGACTGGATAAATATAGAAAACAACGATTTCTTTCTGGCTTCACAGTTTTGGATTTCAGGCGAAATGTATACCAGGAGAGTTGACCTTTTAGGGTTTGTTAATGGTATTCCGCTTCTTTTTATGGAACTTAAAGCATCTCATCGCAACCTTAAAAAAGCCTATGATGAGAATTTAAGGGATTATAAGTCAACCATTCCGCAATTATTCTGGTTTAACGGAGTGATTATCCTTTCTAATAGTAGTCAAAGTAGGGTTGGAACGCTATCTGCTGAATGGGACCATTTTAGCGAATGGAAAAGGATTAACAATGAAGGTGAAAAAGGTATTGTTTCACTTGACACAGTTATAAAAGGTGTTTGTGAAAAATCCCGATTTATGGATATTCTTGAAAACTATACTTTATTTAAGGAAGAGAAAAACGGGACTATAAAAATTATTGCCAAGAATCACCAGTATTTAGGGGTTGAGAAGTCAATCAAAGCATTTCTTCAAGTGAATCAGAATAAAGGGCGGCTTGGTGTTTTCTGGCATACCCAGGGTTCAGGAAAAACAGAATCAATGATTTTCTTTTCACAGAAGATTTTAAGAAAAATACCGGGCAACTGGACATTTGTAGTTGTAACCGATAGAAACGAACTGGATGAACAGACCTATAAACGGTTTGTGCGTTCAGGGGTTATTCAGGGAAAACAGGAATGGGCTCAAAACACTGAGGATTTAAGACGATTGCTAAAAGAAGACCACCGATATGTCTTTACAACTATTCAGAAATTCAGGACAGAAAAAGGAGCAAAGCACCCTGTTATTTCTGACCGTTCTGATATAGTTGTTATAACGGATGAGGCACACAGAACCCAGTATGATATATTTGCTATGAATATGCGCAATGCTTTGCCGAACGCAGGGTTCATTGCCTTTACCGGCACACCGCTTATTGTTGGTGAAGAGAAGACAAAGGAGGTCTTTGGTGATTATGTCAGTATTTACAATTTTAAACAGGCAACTGATGATAAAGCAACTGTTCCACTTTATTATGAGAACCGAAAACCCAAAGTCCAGTTGGTAAACTTAAGTCTGAATGAAGATATTCAGCGCATTTTAGAAGATGCAGAACTGGATTCTGCACAAGAACAAAAGTTTGAAAGAGAATTCTCTAAAGAATACCAACTCATTACCCGTGAAGACCGACTTGAAGACATTGCTCAGGATATCGTTTTGCATTTTATGAACAGGGGTTTTATGGGTAAGGCAATGGTGGTTTCCATTGACAAGGCTACAGCGGTAAAGATGTACGATAAGGTGAAGAAATATTGGGATAGATACGCTGATAAATTACAAAAAGATTATAAGCATGCAACAGATGTTGTCAAAGAAGAAATCGGCAATAAACTGATTGATATGCATCAAACCGATATGGCAGTTGTGGTTTCGCAATCCCAGAATGAGGTTGAGGATTTAAAAGCAAAGGGAGTGGATATCACACCGCATCGCATTAGAATGAACAACGAACACCTTGACGAAAAATTTAAGGATGCAGATGACCCATTAAGGATTGTTTTTGTCTGTGCTATGTGGATGACAGGTTTTGATGTGCCTTCTTGTTCCACAATCTATCTTGATAAGCCAATGAAAAACCATACCCTTATGCAGACCATTGCAAGAGTAAACAGGGTTTTTGGCGAGAATAAAGTTGTAGGACTAATCGTTGATTATATCGGTGTGCTTCATAATTTGAATCAGGCACTGGCTATTTATGCTGCTCCTGTTGGAGAAGGTGGCGTTGAGACACCAATTATTGAAAAATCCGAATTGATAGAACAACTCCGTAAAGATATTCAGGAAATGATGGAGCTGTTAGATGGATGGGAAATATCTTTGCCAAAAATAATGGCATCTGAAGGATTAAAATGCGTCAGTCTGATAGATGATGCAGTTGAATGCATATTAGAGAGTGAAGAACGGCAGTCTATATTTAAAGAAAAGAATGCAATTATTCAAAAGACATACAAAGCAATATTACCGGATACTTCTGCCAGTGAATTCCAGTCAGTTGTGAAGACATTACAGGTTTTAGCAGACAAATTAGCTCCAATATCGGGAGCGGTTGATATTTCTGATGTGCTTAGGAGGGTTTCAGAATTATTGGATAAATCAGTGAAGGTTGAAGCAATGTATGTTGCAGAGACACCCGACGAATACAACGCAGGCAAAATACTGGATTTGACTAAAATTGACATTGATAAATTGCAGAAAGAGTTTAATAAAGGCCGTAGACGAATACTGGCAGAGCAGTTAAGAAAAGCAATTGAGGTTAGATTGCGTGCTTTATATATGCTTAATAAATCTCGGATGAATTATATGGAAAGATTCCAGCAATTAATTGATGAATACAATGCCGGGTCAATGAATGTGGAAGAGTATTACAGACGATTACTTGAGTTTGTTAAAAATCTGGATGATGAAGAGAAACGGGCGATGAAAGAATCTCTATCAGAAGAGGAACTTGCAATCTATGACTTGCTGGTGAATCCGCCGATTAAAATGACGCAGAAAGAGATTCTGGCAGTAAAAAAAGTAGCACACGACCTTCTGGAAAAACTGAAATCAGAAAAACTTGTCCTTGACTGGCGAAAAAAACAGCAGGCAAGGGCATCAGTTAAGTTATGCATTGAAGAAATACTCGAAAATCTACCACCAATATTCTCAACTGAAATCTATCATCAGAAGTGTGGTTTAATTTATCAGCATATCTATGAGTCATACTATGGAAGTGGTATGAGCGTATATGCACATCAAATTTGA
- a CDS encoding prepilin-type N-terminal cleavage/methylation domain-containing protein, with translation MNRLNKIFLKAKRNNGFTLIEVIVAITIFAVSVLAILNLFSTILKSTTQIRHYTIGLILAQSKMAEIKSGLEIESAGIFKEDDIEYEWSVHTNPTEIKNIEEIRLQVTWKGQKAKKNIELVGYRVIESRKDREEK, from the coding sequence ATGAACCGTCTTAATAAAATCTTTTTAAAAGCAAAGAGAAATAACGGTTTTACCCTTATCGAGGTGATAGTGGCAATAACCATTTTTGCCGTGAGTGTCCTTGCCATTCTTAATTTATTCTCCACAATACTTAAATCAACTACACAGATTCGTCATTATACCATCGGACTTATCCTGGCTCAATCTAAAATGGCAGAGATTAAAAGTGGTTTAGAAATAGAATCAGCTGGAATTTTCAAGGAAGATGATATTGAGTATGAATGGTCAGTTCATACAAATCCAACAGAAATTAAAAACATAGAAGAAATCAGACTTCAGGTGACATGGAAAGGTCAAAAGGCGAAAAAAAATATCGAATTAGTTGGGTATCGAGTTATTGAATCAAGAAAAGACAGGGAAGAAAAATGA
- a CDS encoding prepilin-type N-terminal cleavage/methylation domain-containing protein yields MKRQSGFTLIEILITLLIISITVVLIASSFSLSLKSWSSVSAKVEVYQRVRVCLDMMSSRIRNAVIFPLNKNLTFKGDRYSLSFITTSSDFEGWTKVDFGIKKEEEFLWLEKEEELAKGEKIFLGKGIESIEFMYYDFQDGQWKESWDSSETGRLPFAVKIFITFAISNDKVEKITIPEVVIMIPAAMESIKESEKVS; encoded by the coding sequence GTGAAGAGGCAATCAGGATTTACTCTAATCGAAATTTTAATTACTTTATTAATTATCAGTATTACTGTAGTTCTAATTGCCAGTTCTTTTAGTTTGAGTTTAAAATCCTGGTCTTCTGTCTCTGCAAAGGTAGAGGTCTATCAACGGGTCAGGGTCTGTCTGGATATGATGAGTTCAAGAATCCGTAATGCGGTTATTTTCCCGTTAAATAAAAATTTAACCTTTAAAGGAGATAGATATTCCTTAAGTTTTATTACCACCTCATCAGATTTTGAAGGTTGGACAAAGGTAGATTTTGGAATAAAAAAGGAGGAAGAATTCTTATGGTTGGAAAAAGAAGAAGAATTGGCTAAAGGAGAAAAGATATTCTTAGGTAAAGGTATAGAATCAATAGAATTTATGTATTATGACTTTCAAGATGGGCAGTGGAAAGAGAGCTGGGATTCTTCTGAAACTGGACGACTACCATTTGCAGTTAAGATTTTCATTACCTTTGCAATAAGCAATGATAAGGTAGAAAAAATTACTATTCCGGAGGTAGTAATTATGATTCCGGCGGCAATGGAATCTATCAAGGAGTCGGAAAAGGTAAGTTAG